The segment TCAGGACCGGCTCGGTCGGCGCCCTCATCGGCGGTAACAGCAGCCTCATCGCGACCTCCGGCGGCCTGACCAACGCCGGCGGCGTCGTCCACCTGGAGTCCGGCCGGCCCACGCCGATCACCATCACGGCGACCGGCGCGCCCGGCACGCCGCTGCAGGTCAGGCTGGCCTGGATCACCCCGAGGCGCCGCCAGGAGGCGCTGCGGGAGGCCGCCGCCCTGGCCGCGGGGGCGCGGACGGCGCTCGTGTTCGCCTTCAACGAGGGCACCGAGGGTGCCGACCGGGCGAGCCTCGCCCTCGCGAAGGGCCAGGATGCGGTCATCGAGGCCGTGGCCGCCGCCAACGCCCGCACCGCCGTGGTGCTCAACACCGGCGACCCGGTGCTCATGCCCTGGCTGGAGCGCGTGCCGTCGGTCCTGCAGATGTGGTATCCGGGCCAGGAGGGCGCGGACGCCACCGCCACGCTCCTGCTCGGCGGCGCCGACCCGGGCGGCAAGCTGCCGGTGACCTTCCCCCGGCGGGCCGAGGACGCGCCCACCGCGCCGGCCGAGCGCTACCCGGGCGAGGGCGGCGTCGCCGTCTACGGCGAGGGCGTCTTCGTCGGCTACCGGCACTACGACGCCAACCACGTCGAGCCGCTCTTCCCGTTCGGGCACGGCCTGTCCTACACCCGCTTCGCGTACGGCGGCCTGTCGGTGCGGGCCGCCGGCGGCGGGCTGAGCGTGTCCTTCACCGTCACGAACACCGGCCGCCGGGAGGGCACCGAGGTGGCGCAGGTCTACCTCGGTCCGCCGCCGCGTCCGCCGGTCCCGATGCCGCCGCGGGCGCTGGCCGGGTTCGCCCGGGTGCGGCTGCGGCCGGGCGAGCGGCGCCGCCTCACCGTGACGGTGTCCCGGCGCGCGCTGCAGTACTGGTCGGACGGCCGATGGGTGCTCGCGGGCGGCCGCCGTACGGTCCACGTCGGGTCCTCCTCCAGGGACCTGCGCCTGCGGCAGGAGGTGGCCGTCCGATGATGCGCGGAGGGGGCGCTCTGCGAGATCATTGAGACCCCCCGGGACTCGCGAAGGGTTGACTCCGTGACGAGAGTTTCGCTGATCGTGCCGTGCTACAACGCGAGCAGGACCCTGCGTCTGTGCCTGGAGTCCGTGCTGTCCCAGACCCGGCTGCCCGACGAGATCGTCGTGGTGGACGACGCCAGCGACGACGGCTCTCCGGCCATCGCCGAGGAGCTCGGCTGCCGCGTCGTACGGCTGCCCGCCAACCGCGGCGTCTCGGCGGCCAGGAACGCCGGGGTGGAGAGCACCACCGGCGACGTGATCTTCTTCCTCGACAGCGACGTGGCGTTGGGGCCGGACGCGGTCGCCAACGCCGTGCGGCTGCTGGAGGACGATCCCGGTCTCGGCTGTGTGCACGGCGTCTACGACACCGAGCCGCTCATCGACGACGGCCCCGTCGAGCGCTACCGCCTCCTCCACCAGGTCCACTGGCGGCGCAGGCATCTCGGCGAGGTCAACAGCGTCGTGTTCGCGCTGGCCGCGATCCGCCGCGCGGTGTGGCTGGAGGCGGGCCGGCTCGACGAGGGCCTGCGTGACAGCGAGGACGTCGAGTACAGCAGCCGCCTGGCCGTGCGCACGCGGATCCTGCTGAGCGACGCCGTGATGGGCCGCCACGACGAGGGCCACCGGTTCCTGCCGGTCCTCGCCGAGCAGTGGCGGCGCGCCCTGCCGCTGATCCCGCTCGCGCTGGCCACGGCCAGGCGCGGCGCCGCCAAGCCGGAGAACGCCAACAGCCGGGCCGGCATCCTCGCCTGCGCGCTCGCACTGGCCTGCCTGCCGCTGGCGCTGCTGCATCCGGCGCTGCTCCTGGTGCCGGTGGCGCTGGTCGGGTGGTTCGTGGTGGCGGACCCCGAGCTGCTGCGATTCGTGCACCGGCAGCGCGGGGCGGCCTTCACGGCCTTCTTCATGGCCGTCCACCTGGCGGTCCACGTGGTGCTCGTCACGGGCCTGGCGGTGGGCTCCCTGCGCGTGCTCAGGAGAGCCCCCGCCTGACGGCGCGGGTCACTCGGCGTCGCGCGCCGGAACGTCCGCGACGACGGCCCTGATCCACGACGCCACCACCCGTCCGAGCAGCGAACGAGGCGCCAGGGCGCCGGCCGTGCCCTGTCCGGCGGAGATGAGCGTCACCGTCCGGGTGACCTGTCCCGCGACCAGGCAGGTCGTGGTCGCGGCGCCGAGGACGACCCACAGGTCGTATCCCTGGGGGAGCAACATGAGCACGAATGTCACGTACGTCACCAGTACGCCCACGAAAACGACCACCCAGGCAGCGCGCTGCTCCCTGAGGGGGCGGCCACCGGACGGCTGCGCGGCCCGGCGAGGGGCACGCCCGCGGCTCCTGGCGGAAGGTGCGGTCGACGTCGCCATGAGCGACCTCCTTGATCCTTGTCGACTCCAGGTGGGAGCGCCGAATGCGGAACGGCCGCTTTCAAGGCGCCGGCTTACGACGAACCTCGTGTGACAACGCCTGGGCAAACAGGGATGTGAGAGTTCCTCGTGGACAGCAGCATGACATGACCGGTCGCGCTCCGTGGGGGCCGGAATGGCGTTCGCGGGGAGAAATGACGGAGAGGTCTCCCGTTTGCCCGGGAGACCTCTCCGTTTTCAGCTGGTCCCGGCGCCCCTCCTGGAGTCAGCAGACAGTCGCGCCGGAATCATGGAGGAAAAGAATTGCCCCTCATATCGAGGGCCAACCCTCCTCCGCTTGCGGCCAAAAGTCCTGGCCGCAAGCTCGAACACGATGATTGTACATGTGCCCGTCAGGCGGCAAATCTCCTGCTCCAGGGCCTTAGGACAATGCGGACTAATCTCCTCAAAGAGTGTGAAACGGAAATCGGGCTCCCCGGTCCGCTCGCCACAACTCCGGGGCGCCGCAGGAAAATGCCTACTGTCATCCGGCTGGAATTATTTGAATATCCGACTGGCCGCAGCGATTTCTTTCTGGAATATGCGGCGACTTTCGCGCGGATCCGGCTGCGAAGTGCGCAGGTAAAACTTCACCACGAACAAACGCGGGCGTGTCGCGCAGGGCATCATCACTCTCCGCATTCCATCGATGACCTAACGTTATCGAAATGGCGCTGAATTCACCGCGCGCCCGTCTTCGCGGCCTGCTGATACACCTCCGCCGTCTCGGCGGCGGCGCGGGACCAGCTGAGGCTCTCCCTGACGAACCGCTCGCCCCGCTCGGCCAACCCGCGGCGGAGCGTGGCGTCGGTCATGACCGCGATCACGCCCCGCGCGATGTCGCCGGGCTCGCCCGCCCGCACCACGTACGCGGCGGGCGCGTCCGGGTCGGGGCCGAGGAAGAGCCGAGAGAAGCCGTCACCCAGGATCGCCGCCCGCCCCATCGCCATCGCCTCGGTCGCCACCAGCCCGAACGGCTCGAACAGCGACGGGAACACGCACGCGTCGGCCAGCTCGTAGTGCTCCAGCAGCTCCTGCCCCTGAACGAACCTGCCGGAGGCCAGCACCCGCCCCCGCAACCCGGTCGAGGCGACGATCCGCTCCACACCCGCCACGTCGCCCTCGCCGACGATCAGCAGCCGCAGCCCCGGCACCGCGTCCACCACCGTCCGCATCGCCTCGAGGAGCTGGTAGACGCCCTTCTGCCGCTCGATCCTGCCCACGAACAGCAGGACGGGATCCCCTTCCGGCAGCCCCAGCCTCTCGCGCAGGGCCCGCGCCCCGGCACTCAGCGTGTCCCGTCCGTACGACGGGAGCACCCCCT is part of the Nonomuraea helvata genome and harbors:
- a CDS encoding glycosyltransferase family 4 protein, which encodes MRIAYVVNQFPPNITAGLGRYVELITPYLAREHELTVYTPNDGRQPVDESVGGIRVYRPRTAFVSGKRLNRTRRAEFLLLALQVVVSNWRYFLRLCRRRERPDLVAVHDSTNFLSGLLCHYVLRLPVVFHVHTTEYGVAPQRSITDPLNVFAALERRLARISRRVVVATPEVGDQLRAAGWDRTPIDVVPLGGTFEGVLPSYGRDTLSAGARALRERLGLPEGDPVLLFVGRIERQKGVYQLLEAMRTVVDAVPGLRLLIVGEGDVAGVERIVASTGLRGRVLASGRFVQGQELLEHYELADACVFPSLFEPFGLVATEAMAMGRAAILGDGFSRLFLGPDPDAPAAYVVRAGEPGDIARGVIAVMTDATLRRGLAERGERFVRESLSWSRAAAETAEVYQQAAKTGAR
- a CDS encoding glycosyltransferase family 2 protein, giving the protein MTRVSLIVPCYNASRTLRLCLESVLSQTRLPDEIVVVDDASDDGSPAIAEELGCRVVRLPANRGVSAARNAGVESTTGDVIFFLDSDVALGPDAVANAVRLLEDDPGLGCVHGVYDTEPLIDDGPVERYRLLHQVHWRRRHLGEVNSVVFALAAIRRAVWLEAGRLDEGLRDSEDVEYSSRLAVRTRILLSDAVMGRHDEGHRFLPVLAEQWRRALPLIPLALATARRGAAKPENANSRAGILACALALACLPLALLHPALLLVPVALVGWFVVADPELLRFVHRQRGAAFTAFFMAVHLAVHVVLVTGLAVGSLRVLRRAPA